In one Dermacentor albipictus isolate Rhodes 1998 colony chromosome 4, USDA_Dalb.pri_finalv2, whole genome shotgun sequence genomic region, the following are encoded:
- the LOC135900163 gene encoding charged multivesicular body protein 7: MESSDSNAFVLPVCWKDDVRMRSLFAEFRPKEANPEGWQDKMDFWVSLILQWSRETRTPVFSASDVAVAFERKRSQPACLRTVLSHMKKSGDLINSKDYFTSEGWVKWGFDTLVKRPLTWMWTWGSGSGEADTEIDEMLVNVDVLKQLQQEVMKRCEDEKFVEDVIPYSEVWNVCAGICKDQRSFAYVLNGLEKSQYVRLFQKDGKKVVQFLRHNNQLSEQEKAMLKLEKAKQDLNQKVDLLQGDIDRCTREALEAKKQGLQNKALHILKKRRRAQQVLDKQFAMLDNIHSLEMNIHENKDIQLVYDGYKTAAQALKVAHGGLEVDSVDDVVAEINTTLEDQQELQRLMGMPVAAADAEVDELEAELDQILKEDTDYKEGQNVSGASNTDEELKFPAVPTEAPHSPVRPGEAARRNAQFVAWNAQ, translated from the coding sequence ATGGAAAGCAGTGACAGCAACGCCTTTGTCCTGCCAGTGTGCTGGAAGGATGATGTACGAATGCGGTCGCTTTTCGCCGAGTTCCGCCCCAAGGAAGCGAATCCGGAAGGATGGCAAGACAAAATGGACTTTTGGGTTTCGCTCATCCTCCAGTGGAGCCGCGAAACGAGGACGCCAGTGTTTTCAGCCAGCGACGTTGCTGTCGCCTTCGAGCGCAAGCGGAGCCAGCCCGCATGCCTGAGGACAGTACTGTCGCACATGAAGAAATCGGGCGATCTTATAAACAGCAAGGACTACTTCACTAGTGAAGGTTGGGTCAAATGGGGCTTCGACACTCTGGTCAAGAGGCCGTTGACATGGATGTGGACTTGGGGTTCGGGCAGCGGCGAAGCTGACACCGAGATCGATGAGATGCTCGTCAACGTTGACGTCCTGAAACAGCTCCAACAAGAAGTCATGAAGCGTTGCGAAGACGAAAAGTTTGTAGAAGATGTCATTCCCTACTCCGAAGTTTGGAATGTGTGCGCGGGCATTTGCAAAGACCAGCGATCCTTCGCTTACGTATTAAACGGGCTGGAGAAGTCGCAATACGTACGGCTCTTTCAAAAGGACGGCAAGAAAGTCGTGCAGTTCCTTCGCCATAACAACCAGCTGAGCGAGCAGGAGAAGGCGATGCTCAAGCTCGAGAAGGCCAAGCAGGACTTGAATCAGAAGGTGGACTTGCTGCAGGGCGACATCGACCGTTGCACGCGCGAGGCACTCGAGGCCAAGAAGCAGGGCTTGCAGAACAAGGCCCTCCACATACTGAAGAAGCGGCGGAGGGCACAGCAAGTGCTGGACAAGCAGTTCGCTATGCTGGACAACATCCACTCCCTCGAGATGAACATCCACGAGAACAAGGACATCCAGTTAGTCTACGACGGCTACAAGACGGCGGCCCAAGCGCTCAAGGTGGCGCATGGTGGCCTGGAAGTGGACAGCGTCGACGACGTCGTTGCCGAAATTAACACTACCCTTGAAGACCAACAAGAGCTTCAAAGACTTATGGGCATGCCAGTGGCCGCTGCAGACGCCGAGGTTGACGAGCTGGAAGCGGAGCTAGACCAAATATTGAAAGAGGACACTGATTACAAGGAAGGCCAGAATGTCAGCGGGGCTTCGAACACGGACGAGGAACTGAAGTTTCCCGCGGTTCCCACCGAGGCTCCTCACTCTCCAGTCAGACCAGGGGAAGCAGCTCGACGTAATGCCCAATTCGTTGCTTGGAATGCCCAGTAA